In bacterium, a single genomic region encodes these proteins:
- the pyrR gene encoding bifunctional pyr operon transcriptional regulator/uracil phosphoribosyltransferase PyrR, with translation MTLREKAKVMDRETIRRTLTRMAHEIVERNAGGADLCLVGIPRRGVPLAERLAHQIAEAEGIRIPVGTLDVTGYRDDQGAGRSTDRGGASPSGTRLPFDVANRRIILVDDVLYTGRTVRAALDALIDRGRPASIQLAVLVDRGHRELPIRPDFVGKNLPTSSREVVTVRVAEVDGGDEVVIEEPV, from the coding sequence GTGACGCTGCGGGAAAAGGCCAAAGTGATGGACCGGGAAACGATCCGCCGCACGCTCACGCGGATGGCGCACGAGATCGTCGAGCGCAACGCCGGAGGGGCGGATCTCTGCCTGGTCGGCATCCCCCGGCGTGGGGTGCCGCTGGCCGAGCGGCTCGCGCACCAGATCGCCGAAGCCGAGGGCATCCGCATCCCCGTGGGGACGCTCGACGTCACCGGGTACCGGGACGATCAGGGGGCGGGGCGATCGACGGACCGCGGCGGCGCATCGCCCTCGGGCACCCGCCTCCCTTTCGACGTCGCCAACCGGCGGATCATCCTCGTGGACGATGTGCTCTACACCGGACGGACGGTCCGCGCCGCGCTCGACGCCCTCATCGACCGCGGCCGGCCGGCGTCCATCCAGCTGGCCGTCCTGGTCGACCGGGGGCACCGCGAACTGCCGATCCGCCCGGACTTCGTCGGGAAGAACCTGCCGACCTCATCGCGCGAGGTCGTGACGGTTCGAGTCGCCGAAGTGGACGGCGGCGACGAGGTGGTGATCGAGGAGCCGGTCTAG
- a CDS encoding sensor domain-containing diguanylate cyclase, whose amino-acid sequence MPSRGTSAPTQARRTNHRSDRALLFLARLASEFTTAHALSDLLARVMLILNEETGFDSCSLALLDERNPEVLTIQAASGLRANSRGHEVARTAGLHGIVMASRLPLLIPDLRADPRVHRREAAVRSAMFAPLVVGGRAVGVLSAHRAAPHAFTESDLSLLTVVARYLTGAIEVARLHSQVNALAATDALTGLANRRRFLDQLASEIARSRRGKHDLSVVVLDLDGFEIINDVHGHATGDALLIHIAQTLTRSIRGSDLVARLGSDEFGLLLPETSPARAGSLISRLRDLAISIPRQRHAGAAVSLSYGIATWPKDGPTPERTLQVAHGRLHAMKDRSVRRGSKRVARPHAAAATRS is encoded by the coding sequence ATGCCGAGCAGAGGAACTTCCGCGCCCACCCAGGCCCGCCGGACCAACCACCGGTCCGATCGGGCGCTGCTCTTTCTCGCCCGCCTCGCCAGCGAATTCACCACCGCCCACGCCTTGTCGGATCTGCTGGCGCGGGTGATGCTGATCCTCAACGAGGAGACCGGATTCGACTCCTGCTCGCTGGCGCTGCTCGACGAACGGAACCCCGAGGTCCTGACGATCCAGGCGGCGTCGGGGCTCCGCGCGAACTCGCGCGGACACGAAGTGGCGCGCACCGCCGGACTGCACGGCATCGTCATGGCGTCGAGACTGCCGCTGCTCATTCCGGACCTGCGGGCGGACCCCCGGGTCCACCGCCGCGAGGCGGCGGTCCGGTCGGCGATGTTCGCGCCCCTGGTGGTCGGCGGCCGAGCGGTGGGCGTGCTGAGCGCGCATCGGGCGGCGCCGCACGCGTTCACGGAATCCGATCTCAGCCTGCTCACGGTCGTCGCCCGCTACCTGACGGGCGCCATCGAGGTGGCGCGCCTGCATTCGCAGGTGAACGCGCTCGCGGCCACCGACGCGCTGACCGGGCTCGCCAACCGCCGCCGCTTCCTCGATCAGCTCGCGTCGGAGATCGCCAGGAGCCGGCGCGGCAAACACGACCTGAGCGTGGTCGTGCTGGACCTTGACGGGTTCGAGATCATCAACGACGTCCACGGGCACGCCACGGGCGACGCGCTGCTCATCCACATCGCCCAGACGTTGACGCGAAGCATCCGCGGATCGGACCTGGTCGCCCGCCTCGGGAGCGATGAGTTCGGGCTGCTGCTGCCGGAGACGAGCCCCGCCCGCGCCGGAAGCCTGATCTCCCGGCTGCGCGATCTGGCGATCTCGATCCCCCGCCAGCGGCACGCCGGGGCGGCGGTGAGCCTCTCCTACGGCATCGCCACCTGGCCCAAGGACGGGCCCACCCCGGAGCGGACCCTGCAGGTCGCCCACGGCCGGCTGCATGCGATGAAAGACCGTTCCGTGCGGCGGGGATCCAAGCGGGTCGCCCGACCGCACGCGGCGGCCGCCACGCGCTCCTAA
- the ileS gene encoding isoleucine--tRNA ligase, with protein MPFQPVDTRVDFPAQERALLAWWQQHGILPKYLARNASSAVRWSFLDGPITANNPMGVHHAWGRSYKDLFCRYHTMLGHRQRYQNGFDCQGLWVEVEVEKELGFKSKRDIERYGIAEFVERCKARVLHYAGIQTQQSLRLGYWMDWDHSYFTMSDENNYSIWMFLKRCWERGLLYKGHDVMPWCPRCSTGLSEHEIVTEGYQEVTHTSLTVRLPLSGQPGAYLLVWTTTPWTLTSNVAVAVNPELTYVRAEQGGDTYYLVKDRLDVLRGGHRVREELPGAALVGWTYTGPFDDLPAQRGVEHRVVPWPEVSAAEGTGLVHIAPGCGAEDFALGKQHGLPVLAPIDEFGVFTEPFGWLAGRHVYDVAAPIREDLERRGFLYKAEEYTHRYPMCWRCGSELVFRLVDEWFLAMDPLRAPMIAVTEKIRWIPEFGLERELDWLRNMHDWMISKKRYWGLALPIWECRACRTFEVIGGEEELRQRAVEGWEEFQGHTPHRPWVDAVKIRCPRCGAPTSRILDVGNPWLDAGIVPYSTMGYRRDPASWREWFPADFITEAFPGQYRNWFYSMLVMSTVLEDREPYRVCLGHAMVRDEQGREMHKSWGNMIEFNEAAERMGSDVVRWLYAVQAPSQNVNFGYGPADEIRRRFVLPLWNVYAFFVTYANLDGFVPGAAAEAGEPGVLDRWARASLGRVIRTVRECLDGYDVPGAARTIERFVDDLSLWYVRRGRRRYWKSELDADKRAAYQTLYDVLVTLSRLLAPFVPFLAEALYQNLVRAVDDRAPESVHLCAMPAVEPAWDDPALLEATERTREVISIGRSARNAAKIRVRQPLAAAIVVDRSGVLKRHPELAEHVRDELNVKTLRFADSSRALGRLEVRPRFDLLGPKFGGRITSIVEALRERGEALLDETPEREPFRLALAGGQEVVLERTEVDVRVVWNPGLVGAGGAGAWVVLETALTDDLVREGMARELVHQIQQLRKEAGFQIADRITVYYEGDAALGEVLRSHRDYVLREVLGADARAGVPSADAQVHRKSVRLDGHELTVGIVQAQ; from the coding sequence ATGCCGTTTCAGCCAGTGGACACCCGCGTCGACTTCCCCGCCCAGGAGCGGGCGCTGCTGGCGTGGTGGCAGCAGCACGGGATCCTCCCGAAGTACCTCGCCCGGAACGCCTCCTCCGCCGTGCGCTGGTCGTTCCTCGACGGCCCCATCACCGCCAACAACCCCATGGGCGTGCACCACGCCTGGGGGCGATCCTACAAAGATCTCTTCTGCCGCTACCACACGATGCTCGGCCACCGCCAGCGGTATCAGAACGGCTTCGACTGCCAGGGGCTCTGGGTAGAGGTCGAGGTCGAGAAGGAGCTCGGCTTCAAGAGCAAGCGCGACATCGAACGCTACGGCATCGCGGAGTTCGTCGAGCGCTGCAAGGCCCGCGTCCTCCACTACGCTGGGATCCAGACGCAGCAGTCGCTGCGGCTCGGCTACTGGATGGACTGGGACCACTCGTACTTTACGATGTCCGACGAGAACAACTACTCCATCTGGATGTTCCTGAAGCGGTGCTGGGAGCGCGGGCTTCTCTACAAAGGCCACGACGTCATGCCCTGGTGCCCTCGGTGCAGCACCGGGCTGTCCGAACACGAGATCGTCACCGAGGGCTACCAGGAGGTCACCCACACCAGCCTGACCGTGCGGCTGCCGCTCTCGGGCCAGCCGGGAGCGTACCTGCTGGTGTGGACGACCACCCCCTGGACCCTGACCAGCAACGTGGCGGTGGCGGTGAATCCCGAACTGACCTACGTGCGCGCGGAGCAGGGGGGAGACACCTACTACCTCGTGAAGGACCGTCTGGACGTGCTGCGCGGCGGCCACCGGGTCCGCGAGGAGCTGCCCGGGGCGGCCCTCGTCGGGTGGACCTACACCGGGCCGTTCGACGACCTACCGGCGCAGCGGGGCGTCGAGCACCGGGTCGTCCCCTGGCCGGAGGTCAGCGCGGCGGAAGGGACCGGGCTCGTTCACATCGCCCCCGGCTGCGGCGCCGAGGACTTCGCGCTGGGGAAGCAGCACGGCCTTCCCGTGCTGGCCCCGATCGACGAGTTTGGCGTCTTCACCGAGCCGTTTGGGTGGTTGGCCGGACGGCATGTCTACGATGTGGCGGCGCCGATCCGGGAGGACCTGGAGCGCCGGGGCTTTCTGTACAAGGCGGAGGAGTACACGCACCGCTACCCGATGTGTTGGCGGTGCGGCAGCGAGTTGGTCTTCCGCCTGGTCGACGAGTGGTTTCTGGCCATGGACCCGCTGCGCGCCCCCATGATCGCGGTCACGGAGAAGATCCGCTGGATCCCCGAGTTCGGCCTGGAGCGCGAACTGGACTGGCTCCGCAACATGCACGACTGGATGATCAGCAAGAAGCGGTATTGGGGGCTGGCGCTGCCGATCTGGGAGTGCCGGGCCTGCCGGACCTTCGAGGTGATCGGCGGCGAGGAGGAGCTGCGCCAGCGCGCGGTCGAGGGGTGGGAGGAGTTTCAGGGCCACACCCCGCACCGGCCCTGGGTGGACGCGGTGAAGATCCGATGTCCGCGGTGCGGGGCGCCGACGTCGCGGATCCTCGACGTGGGAAATCCCTGGCTCGACGCCGGGATCGTGCCGTACTCCACGATGGGGTACCGGCGGGATCCCGCGTCGTGGCGGGAGTGGTTTCCCGCGGACTTCATTACCGAGGCGTTTCCCGGGCAGTACCGCAACTGGTTCTACTCGATGCTGGTGATGAGCACGGTGCTGGAAGACCGCGAGCCCTACCGGGTCTGCCTCGGGCATGCGATGGTCCGGGACGAGCAGGGTCGGGAAATGCACAAGTCCTGGGGCAACATGATCGAGTTCAATGAAGCCGCGGAGCGGATGGGCAGCGACGTCGTCCGCTGGCTCTACGCGGTTCAGGCCCCGTCGCAGAATGTGAACTTTGGCTACGGCCCGGCGGACGAGATCCGGCGCCGGTTCGTCCTCCCCCTCTGGAACGTCTACGCCTTCTTCGTGACCTACGCCAACCTGGACGGGTTCGTCCCGGGGGCCGCGGCCGAGGCCGGGGAGCCGGGGGTGCTCGACCGATGGGCGCGGGCGTCCCTCGGCCGCGTCATCCGGACCGTCCGCGAGTGCCTCGACGGATACGACGTCCCCGGCGCCGCGCGGACCATCGAGCGCTTCGTCGATGACCTGTCGCTCTGGTACGTTCGCCGGGGCCGGCGCCGGTATTGGAAGTCCGAGCTCGACGCCGACAAGCGGGCCGCCTATCAGACGCTGTACGACGTCCTGGTGACCCTGAGTCGTCTCCTCGCGCCGTTCGTGCCGTTTCTGGCGGAGGCGCTGTATCAAAACCTGGTCCGCGCGGTGGACGACCGCGCCCCGGAGAGCGTGCACCTCTGCGCGATGCCGGCGGTCGAACCCGCCTGGGACGATCCTGCGCTGCTGGAGGCGACCGAGCGGACCCGCGAAGTCATCTCCATCGGGCGGTCGGCCCGGAACGCCGCGAAGATCCGGGTCCGCCAGCCCCTGGCGGCCGCGATCGTGGTCGACCGGTCGGGCGTGCTGAAGCGCCACCCCGAACTGGCGGAGCACGTCCGCGACGAGCTCAACGTGAAGACCCTGCGGTTCGCGGACTCGTCCCGGGCGCTGGGCCGGTTGGAGGTCCGCCCTCGGTTCGACCTGCTGGGCCCCAAATTCGGCGGCCGGATCACTTCGATCGTCGAGGCGCTGCGGGAGCGGGGGGAGGCCCTGCTCGACGAGACCCCGGAGCGCGAGCCGTTCCGCCTCGCCCTGGCCGGCGGGCAGGAGGTCGTCCTGGAGCGCACCGAGGTCGATGTGCGGGTCGTCTGGAACCCCGGGCTGGTCGGCGCCGGGGGGGCGGGGGCATGGGTGGTGCTGGAGACGGCCCTCACCGACGACCTGGTGCGGGAAGGGATGGCGCGCGAGCTGGTGCACCAGATCCAGCAGCTGCGCAAGGAGGCGGGGTTTCAGATCGCCGACCGGATTACCGTCTACTACGAAGGGGATGCCGCCCTCGGGGAGGTGCTCCGCAGCCACCGCGACTATGTGTTGCGGGAGGTCCTGGGCGCCGATGCCCGTGCCGGGGTGCCGTCGGCTGATGCGCAGGTTCACCGGAAGTCGGTGCGCCTGGATGGGCATGAGCTGACCGTCGGCATCGTTCAGGCCCAGTAA
- a CDS encoding RluA family pseudouridine synthase yields the protein MNPTVESDGPAYPVFEAAATDRGRRLDVVVAARFPDYSRSRVGHLAGRGEILVDGAARKPAFRLRPGQRVEVLAPPSDPLLVGPEAIPLTVVYEDADVLVVDKPSGLTVHPAPGHPGGTLVNAVLARVPDLSGAGGALRPGIVHRLDKDTSGLLVVAKTALAYRSLVAQLRARAIARVYLALVRGTLRGEAGVIDAPVGRHPVHRTRMAVVPRGRPAVTRYRVRERFPEATLLECRLETGRTHQIRVHLLHIGHPILGDPVYGRARVPEMQRQALHAARLAFTHPRTGDAVTCDAPLPRDFATLLDRLRAEAAPPASGRARSRKREV from the coding sequence GTGAACCCCACGGTTGAGTCTGACGGGCCAGCGTACCCGGTCTTCGAGGCGGCGGCCACCGATCGTGGCCGCCGCCTCGACGTCGTGGTCGCCGCGCGTTTCCCCGATTATTCGCGTTCGCGGGTGGGGCATCTGGCCGGGCGCGGCGAGATCCTGGTCGACGGCGCCGCGCGGAAGCCCGCGTTTCGCCTCCGGCCGGGGCAGCGGGTGGAGGTGCTCGCCCCGCCGTCCGATCCGCTCCTCGTCGGTCCCGAGGCCATTCCCCTCACCGTCGTCTATGAGGACGCCGACGTTCTCGTCGTCGACAAGCCCAGCGGTCTCACGGTCCATCCGGCGCCGGGGCACCCCGGGGGAACCCTGGTCAACGCGGTGCTCGCCCGGGTGCCCGATCTCTCGGGGGCCGGCGGGGCGCTTCGTCCCGGCATCGTGCACCGCCTGGACAAGGATACCTCGGGGCTGCTCGTGGTCGCCAAGACCGCACTCGCGTACCGATCGCTGGTGGCGCAGCTGCGCGCGCGCGCGATCGCCCGCGTCTATCTCGCGCTCGTGCGCGGGACGCTCAGGGGAGAGGCGGGGGTGATCGACGCCCCGGTGGGGCGGCATCCCGTCCATCGGACCCGCATGGCGGTGGTGCCGCGCGGCCGGCCGGCCGTGACGCGGTACCGGGTCCGCGAACGGTTTCCCGAAGCGACGTTGCTGGAGTGCCGCCTGGAAACCGGACGGACGCATCAGATCCGCGTTCACCTGCTCCACATCGGCCATCCGATCCTGGGCGACCCGGTCTACGGCCGCGCCCGGGTGCCGGAGATGCAGCGGCAGGCGCTCCACGCCGCGCGGTTGGCGTTCACTCACCCGCGGACCGGTGACGCGGTGACGTGCGATGCCCCCCTCCCCCGGGACTTCGCGACCCTCCTCGATCGACTCCGCGCCGAGGCCGCGCCCCCCGCCTCCGGCAGGGCGCGATCGAGAAAGCGCGAAGTGTAG
- the lspA gene encoding signal peptidase II, which yields MSRLVPVGGTRVLIPHLLALTLVHNRGIAFGLLTRLSPGATMAIALTVLAVLFYNRTAWPAARAGQWGFGLIVGGALGNIFDRLRFGYVIDYVDVHVWPVFNLADAAIVVGAGALVAASLVGRRRG from the coding sequence GTGTCGCGCCTCGTTCCCGTGGGAGGGACGCGGGTCCTGATCCCGCACCTGCTCGCGCTCACGCTGGTCCACAATCGCGGCATCGCCTTTGGGCTCCTGACGCGCCTTTCGCCCGGGGCCACGATGGCCATCGCCTTGACCGTGCTTGCCGTCCTCTTCTACAATAGAACGGCATGGCCGGCGGCTCGGGCGGGGCAGTGGGGGTTCGGCCTGATCGTGGGCGGAGCGCTCGGGAACATCTTCGACCGCCTCCGCTTCGGCTACGTCATCGACTATGTCGACGTGCACGTGTGGCCGGTATTCAATTTGGCCGACGCCGCGATCGTCGTGGGGGCAGGCGCGCTGGTCGCCGCGTCGCTCGTTGGCCGGCGCCGGGGGTGA
- a CDS encoding amino acid racemase: protein MTGERGNRVVGVLGGMGPLATADFYRKLVHLTPARIDQDHLRVIIDSNPKIPDRTAALRGEGPDPTPALVATAQALERAGADLIAIPCNSAHAFLPAIRESVRVPVLDIMAEVAAAAAAMTPRPRAAGLLATDGTVETRLYHRALAGRGIEVVDTTAPEQARVTAAILAVKAGDLGPAGREHVRAVAAALAARGAQVIVLGCTEIPLVTDPDELPVPVLDGTEILAAAAVREAVSADPPAEEFPVGGRRITRLPPPGETPAPGRTYDGAGKPNAGSSEPARRS, encoded by the coding sequence ATGACGGGGGAGCGGGGAAACAGAGTCGTTGGCGTGCTGGGCGGGATGGGCCCGCTGGCGACCGCGGATTTTTATAGGAAGCTCGTCCACCTGACGCCGGCGCGGATCGATCAGGATCATCTTCGCGTCATCATCGACAGCAATCCGAAGATCCCCGATCGCACGGCGGCGCTGCGCGGCGAGGGACCGGATCCCACCCCGGCATTGGTGGCGACCGCCCAGGCGCTGGAGCGCGCCGGGGCGGACCTGATTGCCATCCCGTGCAACTCCGCGCACGCTTTCCTTCCCGCGATCCGGGAGAGCGTGCGGGTCCCCGTGCTCGACATCATGGCGGAGGTCGCCGCGGCCGCGGCCGCGATGACCCCGCGGCCCCGGGCAGCCGGGCTCCTTGCGACCGACGGGACGGTCGAGACCCGGCTGTATCATCGGGCCCTCGCCGGCCGCGGGATCGAAGTCGTCGACACCACGGCGCCCGAGCAGGCGCGGGTGACGGCGGCGATCCTGGCGGTGAAGGCCGGAGACCTCGGCCCGGCCGGGCGCGAGCACGTGCGCGCGGTGGCCGCCGCCCTGGCCGCGCGCGGCGCGCAGGTGATCGTGCTCGGGTGCACCGAGATCCCCTTGGTCACCGACCCGGACGAGCTCCCGGTCCCGGTGTTGGACGGAACCGAGATCCTCGCCGCGGCCGCGGTCCGGGAGGCCGTTTCCGCCGATCCGCCGGCGGAGGAATTTCCTGTAGGCGGTCGGCGTATAACTCGGCTACCGCCCCCCGGCGAGACGCCCGCGCCGGGACGCACGTATGATGGAGCAGGCAAACCAAACGCGGGATCGTCCGAGCCCGCAAGGAGGTCCTAG
- a CDS encoding prolipoprotein diacylglyceryl transferase family protein: MRPVLFQLPTPFGLFPVSSFGVFLLLAFIVAIVLTRARTRRLGWDSGEVVDLSLYAIIGGIIGARIGYVLVNWQDFALAPARITMIWVDAGLMFYGALIGGALVAWAYGRRRGWGLGQIADAATPGLAVGYAIAMIGSLLYGLNYGRPARVPWAVVLFGEPRHPTQLYLMVAVLVIFGILLAVDRGTRPAGRLFWQFVLMLAIARFGIEYFMDSPRVVGPLTLAQGASIVAVVLAAVMWAALGHAPQPDPGSGPRPGAGPVPQSDGEPHG, encoded by the coding sequence ATGAGGCCCGTGCTCTTCCAGCTCCCGACCCCGTTCGGTTTGTTTCCCGTCTCCTCGTTCGGGGTCTTCCTGCTGTTGGCGTTCATCGTCGCCATCGTCCTGACCCGCGCGCGGACGCGACGGCTGGGGTGGGACTCCGGGGAAGTCGTCGACCTCTCCCTGTACGCGATCATCGGCGGGATCATCGGTGCCCGGATCGGCTACGTGCTGGTAAACTGGCAGGACTTCGCGCTGGCCCCGGCCCGGATCACCATGATCTGGGTGGACGCCGGGTTGATGTTTTACGGCGCGCTGATCGGCGGCGCGCTGGTCGCCTGGGCGTACGGACGCCGGCGCGGGTGGGGGTTGGGGCAGATCGCGGACGCGGCGACGCCGGGGCTGGCCGTGGGCTACGCGATCGCGATGATCGGGTCGCTGCTCTACGGTCTGAACTATGGGCGGCCGGCGCGCGTCCCCTGGGCCGTCGTGCTGTTCGGCGAGCCGCGGCATCCGACGCAGCTCTACCTGATGGTCGCGGTGTTGGTGATCTTCGGCATTCTGCTGGCCGTCGATCGGGGGACCAGGCCGGCGGGGCGCCTGTTCTGGCAGTTCGTGCTGATGCTGGCGATCGCGCGCTTCGGGATCGAATACTTCATGGACAGCCCGCGGGTGGTGGGTCCGCTGACGCTCGCGCAGGGGGCCAGCATCGTCGCCGTCGTCCTGGCCGCGGTCATGTGGGCCGCCTTGGGCCACGCCCCCCAGCCAGATCCCGGATCGGGGCCGCGGCCCGGGGCCGGCCCGGTGCCGCAGTCGGACGGTGAACCCCACGGTTGA
- a CDS encoding TraR/DksA C4-type zinc finger protein: MGRKDEFTRLLLEERKRLRAELTEMEEHQVKTEEKPIADVAGYEDDLVDVATETFEREKELAISSNVQGMLEMVEEALERVSNGTFGICVGCRKPIDGNRLRVIPYTRLCIKCKEREERQRVAVR, encoded by the coding sequence GTGGGGCGAAAGGATGAGTTCACCCGGTTGCTGCTCGAAGAGCGCAAGCGGCTGCGCGCGGAACTGACCGAGATGGAGGAACATCAGGTCAAGACCGAGGAAAAACCCATCGCCGACGTGGCGGGGTACGAGGACGATCTGGTCGACGTTGCCACCGAAACCTTTGAGCGGGAGAAGGAACTGGCCATCTCCAGCAACGTGCAGGGGATGCTCGAGATGGTGGAAGAGGCCCTGGAGCGCGTCAGCAACGGCACCTTTGGGATCTGCGTGGGGTGCCGGAAGCCGATCGACGGCAACCGCCTCCGGGTGATCCCGTACACGCGGCTGTGCATCAAGTGCAAGGAGCGCGAAGAGCGGCAGCGCGTCGCCGTGCGCTGA
- a CDS encoding NFACT RNA binding domain-containing protein, whose translation MPETVAALFDSLALAAVAGEIRACLGARFAGVRQPSPDTIAIALAPDRTVRHLLGCIHPQRSRVHFAPRPEATERLSPFGTLIRSRLAEARLGAVEQPRFNRVLRLGFDALEGRVWFVAEVMGRHSNLILADDRVVLGALKVVSAAMSPRRPVLPGRPYLAPPADRPTPDALALEALGKLLESPLPLARRLSQTVLGISPTMAREVAARAGVDAERPAEAAAAAAAAILGVLREIGATLDSGAFAPTLYTEETRAAAFAPFPMRIFDRWTAHPTSTMSEAVDRFSRDAAAASPIEERRAQLAASVGAALRKRGAALDQNRRALADAEAAERYRVMGDLILTYARNARPRDVALRVPDHTAGGAEIEIPLDPALTPSENAQRYFRRYAKARAAARAIPARIGQLEAEARALRAALVQIEAAGSSDDLWEIRSDLAVAGGGARTPRGRPPVRTGPRRYLTADGATILVGRSARENDRITFHEAGPDDLWFHARGLAGAHVVLKAGGRPAESSIAAAAQAAAYYSEGRHDAQVAVDCVPRKRVHKPRGAAPGAVTYSEERTLRVAPAVPPGEAGGSDPLRGGGKRGRG comes from the coding sequence ATGCCCGAAACCGTGGCCGCGCTCTTCGACAGCCTCGCCCTCGCCGCCGTCGCGGGAGAGATCCGCGCGTGCCTGGGCGCGCGCTTTGCCGGGGTGCGCCAGCCCTCCCCCGATACGATCGCCATTGCCCTGGCGCCCGACCGAACGGTCCGGCATCTGCTCGGCTGCATCCACCCGCAGCGGAGCCGCGTCCACTTCGCCCCTCGGCCCGAGGCGACGGAGCGGCTCTCGCCGTTCGGGACGCTGATCCGCAGCCGGCTGGCCGAGGCCCGCCTGGGCGCCGTCGAGCAGCCGCGGTTCAACCGGGTGCTTCGGCTGGGATTCGATGCGCTGGAGGGCCGCGTGTGGTTCGTGGCGGAGGTGATGGGTCGGCACAGCAACCTCATCCTCGCGGACGACCGCGTGGTGCTCGGTGCGCTCAAAGTGGTCAGCGCGGCAATGTCGCCGCGGCGGCCGGTCCTGCCGGGACGCCCCTACCTCGCTCCCCCCGCGGACCGCCCAACGCCCGATGCGCTGGCGCTCGAGGCCCTGGGCAAGCTGCTGGAAAGCCCGCTGCCGCTGGCTCGACGACTGTCCCAGACCGTCTTGGGGATCAGCCCGACGATGGCACGGGAGGTCGCGGCGCGGGCGGGGGTGGACGCGGAGCGGCCAGCGGAGGCGGCGGCCGCCGCCGCGGCGGCGATCCTGGGGGTTCTGCGGGAGATCGGGGCGACGCTCGACTCGGGCGCGTTCGCGCCGACGCTCTACACCGAGGAAACGCGGGCCGCGGCGTTCGCGCCGTTCCCGATGCGGATCTTCGATCGATGGACGGCGCATCCGACCTCGACGATGAGCGAAGCCGTGGACCGCTTCAGCCGTGATGCCGCCGCGGCCTCCCCGATCGAGGAGCGGCGCGCGCAGCTCGCGGCCTCGGTCGGCGCGGCGCTGCGGAAGCGCGGGGCCGCGCTCGACCAAAACCGGCGCGCCCTCGCCGACGCTGAGGCCGCCGAGCGCTACCGGGTGATGGGCGATCTCATCCTGACGTACGCCCGCAACGCGCGGCCGCGAGATGTGGCGCTCCGCGTCCCCGATCATACCGCGGGCGGCGCCGAGATCGAGATCCCGCTCGATCCCGCCCTCACCCCCAGCGAGAACGCGCAGCGCTACTTCCGCCGGTACGCGAAGGCCCGGGCGGCGGCGCGGGCAATTCCCGCCCGCATCGGCCAATTGGAAGCGGAGGCGCGCGCCCTCCGCGCCGCGCTCGTCCAGATCGAGGCGGCGGGGTCCAGCGATGATTTGTGGGAAATCCGATCAGACCTCGCCGTTGCGGGAGGAGGAGCACGCACCCCACGCGGCCGGCCTCCGGTGCGAACGGGGCCGCGCCGATACCTGACCGCCGACGGCGCGACGATCCTCGTCGGACGCAGCGCCCGCGAGAACGACCGGATCACCTTCCACGAGGCCGGCCCCGACGACCTGTGGTTCCACGCCCGGGGGCTGGCGGGGGCGCACGTCGTCCTGAAAGCCGGCGGCCGCCCCGCCGAGTCGAGCATCGCCGCGGCCGCGCAGGCGGCCGCCTACTACAGCGAGGGGCGCCACGACGCGCAGGTCGCGGTCGATTGCGTGCCGCGCAAGCGCGTCCACAAGCCGCGCGGGGCCGCGCCGGGGGCCGTCACCTACTCGGAGGAACGGACGCTGCGCGTCGCCCCCGCCGTGCCGCCCGGGGAGGCCGGGGGAAGCGACCCCCTACGCGGTGGGGGAAAGCGGGGGCGGGGTTAG